One region of Methanococcus voltae genomic DNA includes:
- the cas10 gene encoding type III-B CRISPR-associated protein Cas10/Cmr2, with amino-acid sequence MTKNNNYLGFTIGPIVQTIASAKKTGHAWGGSYIFSYIMKQMIIKLKEKKINKEDFEILTPYVEENFKDNKYNAGLFPDRCILKVSKDFNKEKFEEIKNKVLSELANKIISKNHDNELKVDISKNNAQKKVLMNYFQIYGVIKQFESKKDAINTLTEYLDSLELEPNYQSHNPCNIKNPLFKFFENNAIKSSFLAEDCFGEDTKNMIKSLPEIALGNFIKFNDIKIDNFKDLINGGKYNEIYKKCAGNKNFKKHYKYYAILKADGDSVGKVLKNFLKESTNETKNNEDIVKYIEFSKKLFNFSKETVKIIENYGGLPIYIGGDDILAFVPLIYQDDTNNFKTIFGLIEDIDEKFDKKFGTGTINEKEIKPSLSYGLTINYYKYPLYEALNESDNLLLEKAKKCIITPNLKDENKKYEKNAVALKILKHSGQEIQITLNKIKKDEKEQKSVYKIFKELLKIISPKTEEEVKENRKILQSFKTKIAKDGVILNSLYNLYVNNGTNDFENNIKEFDNSIDNYFENNFKKDVHKSNEKQINNIKNLLKACYYEYPYNNSKKENNAIETFERILRVLSFLNERGE; translated from the coding sequence ATGACAAAAAACAATAATTATTTAGGATTTACAATCGGTCCAATTGTACAAACTATCGCTTCTGCTAAAAAAACAGGTCACGCTTGGGGTGGAAGTTATATATTTTCATATATTATGAAGCAGATGATAATAAAGCTAAAAGAAAAAAAAATAAATAAAGAGGACTTTGAAATATTAACCCCCTATGTTGAAGAAAACTTTAAAGATAACAAGTACAATGCAGGTTTATTCCCCGATAGGTGTATTTTAAAAGTTTCTAAGGATTTTAATAAAGAAAAATTTGAAGAAATTAAAAATAAAGTATTAAGTGAGTTGGCAAATAAAATAATATCAAAAAATCATGATAACGAATTAAAAGTAGATATTTCCAAAAATAATGCCCAAAAAAAAGTTTTAATGAATTATTTTCAAATTTATGGTGTTATAAAACAGTTTGAATCTAAAAAAGATGCAATAAATACATTAACAGAGTATTTAGACAGTTTAGAATTAGAACCAAATTATCAAAGTCATAATCCTTGTAATATAAAAAATCCATTGTTTAAATTTTTTGAAAATAATGCTATAAAAAGCAGTTTTTTAGCAGAAGATTGTTTTGGAGAGGATACTAAAAATATGATAAAATCACTTCCGGAAATTGCATTAGGTAATTTTATTAAATTTAATGATATTAAAATTGATAATTTTAAGGACTTAATAAATGGCGGAAAGTATAATGAAATTTATAAAAAATGTGCAGGAAATAAAAATTTTAAAAAACATTATAAATATTATGCCATTTTAAAAGCAGACGGGGATTCTGTCGGTAAAGTGTTAAAAAATTTCTTAAAAGAAAGTACCAATGAAACTAAAAATAACGAAGATATTGTGAAATATATCGAATTTTCAAAGAAATTGTTTAATTTTTCAAAAGAAACAGTTAAAATCATTGAAAATTACGGTGGTTTACCGATATACATTGGTGGCGACGATATATTAGCGTTTGTGCCTTTAATTTATCAAGATGATACCAATAACTTTAAAACAATATTTGGACTTATAGAAGATATTGACGAAAAATTTGATAAAAAATTTGGAACTGGGACAATAAATGAAAAAGAAATAAAACCATCTTTATCGTACGGACTAACGATTAATTATTACAAATATCCATTATATGAAGCTTTAAACGAATCAGATAATTTACTACTTGAAAAAGCTAAAAAATGTATAATAACACCTAATTTAAAAGATGAAAACAAAAAATATGAGAAAAATGCAGTTGCTTTAAAAATTTTAAAACACAGTGGGCAGGAAATACAAATTACATTAAATAAAATAAAAAAGGATGAAAAAGAACAAAAATCAGTATATAAAATATTTAAGGAATTGCTCAAAATTATATCCCCTAAAACAGAAGAAGAAGTTAAAGAAAATAGAAAAATATTGCAATCATTTAAGACAAAAATTGCAAAAGATGGAGTAATTTTAAATTCGTTATATAATTTATACGTAAATAATGGAACTAATGATTTTGAAAATAACATTAAAGAATTTGATAATTCTATTGACAATTACTTTGAAAATAACTTTAAAAAAGATGTTCACAAGTCAAATGAAAAACAAATTAACAATATTAAAAATTTATTAAAGGCTTGCTATTATGAATATCCGTACAATAATTCGAAAAAGGAAAATAATGCAATTGAAACTTTTGAAAGAATTTTAAGGGTATTAAGCTTCTTAAATGAGAGAGGTGAATAA
- a CDS encoding CorA family divalent cation transporter — translation MNKDKNSIKEPVSKHIFMLPFKWNLTDVTGKIYNNYDEKLDVHKLTNILKNDDNWKFDDYKVNEPLKYNEFVYFYNNVRKAIFGKGVEDLNEENDKYKDNENKLLEKYLKKEYPVIRYKNPNFKNKDYTFKLYKKDEDTKNDTENLYFNELEYKLNIDKIYLNIYNTGVGILSIHLSNYDYSEKEDIININDYGRRIYPQFLGLLDKQIYVNENLCENNILKGPKTKFLANLIKISSLNPENFEEYNSITKSTEGLQNPVKLAKPIMDLLGTSFDTIGNCNSESICIEPIIDDRMFTMCWYGNNDLVNYLDDSKNAKNSENKNLLNYNNNNFNNNYNHEYNTRTDYNYESNEYWHRFMFMDSGGSCTCQNEKLLTELNKKHTYTRWSNYGTLYGVTRYSFALLTTEYCDNNKFLVNHFKTMYFEMVQLCLAQRASILKFSEDISQNSKNGINGKGLEGKGLTNYLNNVRSLYGRYINFLNCMYFNEVSAQEQGIEMYDLIQDRMNIAQNLKDLDNELNELHQYVTLIESNKTSEKINLLAILGALFIVPTFFTGFFGMNLTMFTGASTAINQNGLTPLFSMDSSNVFFTMLYNAEFLLWIFNFIILPFVLLYILWHIHYYCQVSIKKLREYMLLSIVILIITGFLGINFGLLSYITGYIGNNSILYLIVEIIYIILIFIISIVLINMPGLKSIITYIKSIFKTINKKNICKKIRKLFNEY, via the coding sequence ATGAATAAAGACAAGAACAGTATAAAAGAACCAGTAAGCAAACATATTTTTATGTTACCATTTAAGTGGAATTTAACAGATGTGACCGGAAAAATTTATAATAATTATGATGAAAAATTAGATGTTCATAAATTAACAAATATATTAAAAAATGATGATAATTGGAAATTTGATGATTATAAAGTGAATGAACCTTTAAAATATAATGAATTTGTTTATTTTTACAATAATGTTAGAAAAGCAATTTTTGGAAAAGGTGTCGAAGATTTAAACGAAGAAAATGACAAATATAAAGATAATGAAAATAAATTATTAGAAAAATATTTAAAAAAAGAATATCCTGTGATACGATATAAAAACCCAAATTTTAAAAATAAAGACTATACGTTTAAACTCTATAAAAAAGATGAGGATACTAAAAATGATACTGAAAATTTATACTTTAATGAACTAGAATATAAGTTAAATATTGATAAAATTTATTTAAATATTTATAATACTGGCGTAGGAATACTATCAATTCATTTATCCAATTATGATTATTCGGAAAAAGAAGATATCATTAATATTAATGATTATGGGAGAAGAATTTATCCTCAATTTTTGGGGCTTTTGGACAAACAAATATATGTTAATGAAAATTTATGTGAAAATAATATTTTAAAAGGTCCCAAGACTAAATTTTTAGCAAATTTAATAAAAATATCAAGTTTAAATCCTGAAAATTTTGAAGAATACAATAGTATAACTAAATCAACTGAAGGACTTCAAAATCCTGTAAAATTGGCTAAACCCATAATGGATTTATTAGGTACTAGTTTTGACACTATAGGAAACTGTAATTCTGAATCAATTTGTATTGAGCCAATTATTGATGACCGTATGTTTACAATGTGTTGGTATGGAAATAATGACTTAGTAAATTATTTAGATGATTCAAAAAATGCTAAAAACTCAGAAAATAAAAACTTATTGAATTATAATAATAATAACTTTAATAATAACTATAATCACGAATATAATACACGTACTGATTATAATTATGAAAGTAATGAATATTGGCATAGATTTATGTTTATGGATTCAGGTGGTTCTTGTACTTGTCAAAATGAAAAATTATTAACTGAATTAAATAAAAAACATACCTATACCCGATGGTCTAATTATGGAACATTATATGGTGTTACAAGGTATTCTTTCGCATTGCTAACGACAGAATATTGTGATAATAATAAATTTTTAGTAAATCACTTCAAAACAATGTATTTTGAAATGGTTCAACTCTGTTTAGCTCAAAGGGCTTCTATATTAAAATTTTCCGAAGATATTTCTCAAAATTCAAAAAATGGCATAAATGGAAAAGGATTAGAAGGTAAAGGGCTTACCAATTATTTAAATAACGTTCGTTCATTATATGGCAGGTATATAAACTTTTTAAATTGTATGTATTTTAATGAAGTATCTGCACAAGAACAGGGTATTGAAATGTACGACCTTATACAAGACCGTATGAATATAGCGCAAAATCTTAAAGATTTGGATAATGAATTGAACGAACTACATCAATATGTTACATTAATAGAATCTAATAAGACATCTGAAAAAATAAACCTTTTGGCAATATTAGGGGCTTTATTTATCGTACCAACATTTTTTACAGGTTTCTTTGGAATGAATCTAACAATGTTTACCGGTGCAAGCACAGCAATTAACCAAAATGGATTAACCCCCCTATTTAGTATGGATTCTTCAAATGTATTCTTTACAATGTTGTACAATGCGGAGTTTTTACTATGGATATTTAACTTTATAATTTTGCCATTTGTACTGTTATATATATTATGGCATATCCATTATTATTGTCAAGTATCAATTAAAAAATTAAGAGAATACATGTTACTTTCAATTGTAATACTAATAATAACGGGATTTTTGGGCATAAATTTTGGATTATTGAGTTATATAACAGGTTATATTGGAAATAATTCCATATTGTACTTAATTGTAGAAATAATATATATTATATTAATTTTTATAATTTCTATCGTACTTATCAACATGCCTGGTTTAAAATCAATAATAACTTATATAAAATCAATTTTCAAAACTATTAATAAAAAAAATATCTGTAAAAAAATTCGAAAATTATTCAATGAATATTAA
- a CDS encoding nucleoside triphosphate pyrophosphohydrolase gives MKIQHNKLVRDNIIKIIEKDGKKASFHIASDEEYKIKLYEKLNEEIAEFKDNPCEEELADILEVIYSISKINNFDLETVEKVRKSKLLKNGGFEKKIILENVTEI, from the coding sequence ATGAAAATTCAACACAACAAACTAGTAAGGGATAATATTATAAAAATTATTGAAAAAGACGGTAAAAAAGCAAGTTTTCATATTGCGAGTGATGAAGAGTATAAAATAAAGCTCTATGAAAAATTAAACGAAGAAATTGCAGAATTTAAAGATAATCCTTGCGAAGAAGAACTTGCAGATATTTTAGAAGTTATATATTCAATATCTAAAATTAATAATTTTGATTTAGAAACTGTTGAAAAAGTAAGAAAATCTAAATTATTAAAAAATGGGGGATTTGAAAAAAAGATAATCCTTGAAAATGTTACAGAAATTTAG
- a CDS encoding HNH endonuclease domain-containing protein, whose amino-acid sequence MYGIIEGISINEYIATWNNIIANCSYDNTYKMAWAKALVELCVLNTDLKDKSINQYNSKETITFTFEEIAELYLKYYWNQTIYFDLVQGSNLTKLPVIIQHVKKLINEYKLIAGNNPKKYEKIDFKALGLEKSYKNTIKKISNVLPENVAWRFKKLNKNTYEIYELNREKRTVSFKLEDSMILNKYSDLMFQIINYRWTQMLEGFNLSPRISSKVKVSDQSEIKRNSLNKFKKFLDCEFEDENRYCFYSNEELSDGLTSIDHVIPWSFMYSDDIWNLVYCNRCINSSKSNKTPAENTIEKLEDRNILLLKKLENSIYSTSKITKELNLAIKKDYVRKFWIASKG is encoded by the coding sequence TTGTACGGCATAATTGAGGGGATTAGTATCAACGAGTATATAGCAACTTGGAATAACATAATAGCAAACTGTAGTTATGATAATACATATAAAATGGCATGGGCCAAGGCTTTGGTAGAACTATGCGTTCTAAATACGGATTTAAAAGATAAATCAATTAATCAATATAATTCAAAAGAAACAATAACGTTTACTTTCGAAGAAATTGCAGAACTTTATTTAAAATATTATTGGAATCAAACAATATACTTCGATTTAGTACAAGGTTCTAATCTTACAAAATTACCAGTTATTATACAGCACGTTAAAAAATTAATAAATGAATACAAACTTATTGCAGGAAATAATCCTAAAAAATATGAAAAAATAGACTTTAAAGCGTTAGGTTTAGAAAAATCTTACAAAAATACCATAAAAAAGATTTCTAATGTATTGCCTGAAAATGTAGCTTGGAGATTTAAAAAATTAAATAAAAATACTTATGAAATTTATGAATTAAATAGGGAAAAAAGGACTGTTAGTTTTAAATTAGAAGATTCAATGATTTTAAACAAATATTCTGATTTAATGTTTCAAATAATAAATTATCGATGGACTCAGATGTTAGAAGGTTTTAACTTATCTCCCCGAATATCTTCAAAAGTAAAAGTATCTGACCAGTCCGAAATTAAAAGAAATAGCTTAAATAAATTTAAAAAGTTTTTAGACTGTGAGTTTGAAGATGAAAATAGGTATTGTTTTTATAGCAATGAAGAATTATCCGATGGTTTAACTTCAATCGACCACGTTATACCTTGGTCTTTTATGTACTCTGACGACATATGGAATTTAGTTTATTGTAATAGATGTATAAATTCGAGTAAATCAAATAAAACGCCTGCAGAAAATACTATAGAAAAGTTAGAAGATAGAAATATATTACTCTTAAAAAAATTGGAAAATTCAATATACTCTACAAGTAAAATTACTAAGGAATTAAATTTAGCGATTAAAAAAGACTATGTTAGAAAATTTTGGATAGCTTCGAAGGGATAA